In one Verrucomicrobiia bacterium genomic region, the following are encoded:
- a CDS encoding ROK family protein, with amino-acid sequence MKLPRRTHNWREKYGIGLDVGCASIKGVAITHQGKVLARVALPTQDTGSTRWRLNIRRALEQLQTAVRSEPAWIGLGAPGLPGPERRCIDFMPGRLRGIEGLIWQDFLRAKCGVPVLNDAQAALLGEVWRGAARRARNALLLTLGTGVGGAALVDGRLLGGHIGRAGHLGHISLNPHGERDVANTPGSLEGAIGDCTIEGRSHGRFKTTGALVAAARAGDSEARRLWLESVRALAAGLVSLINVLDPEVVVLGGGIAKAGPALFRPLGRFLSEFEWRPGGARVMVRPARLGDWAGAFGAAWNSMKSNCLEIK; translated from the coding sequence ATGAAACTTCCGCGGCGGACCCATAATTGGCGGGAGAAGTACGGCATCGGGTTGGATGTCGGATGCGCGAGCATCAAGGGTGTGGCGATAACACACCAAGGAAAGGTGCTGGCTAGAGTCGCATTGCCCACGCAGGATACCGGCTCGACGCGATGGCGGCTGAACATACGGCGGGCACTCGAACAATTGCAAACAGCGGTCAGGTCTGAGCCGGCCTGGATTGGTTTAGGGGCGCCCGGGCTGCCGGGGCCGGAGCGCCGGTGCATTGACTTTATGCCGGGGCGGCTTCGCGGTATTGAAGGCTTGATTTGGCAGGATTTTTTGAGGGCCAAGTGCGGGGTCCCGGTTTTGAACGATGCGCAAGCGGCTCTCTTGGGCGAGGTGTGGCGCGGGGCGGCCCGCAGGGCGCGCAATGCGCTCCTGCTGACTCTGGGGACGGGGGTGGGGGGCGCAGCATTGGTGGATGGCCGCCTGCTGGGCGGCCATATTGGCCGGGCCGGGCATCTGGGCCATATTTCGCTGAACCCGCATGGCGAGCGCGATGTGGCAAATACTCCCGGCAGCCTGGAAGGGGCGATTGGCGATTGCACCATCGAGGGGCGAAGCCATGGCCGCTTCAAAACCACTGGCGCCCTTGTTGCAGCCGCGCGGGCAGGCGACTCTGAAGCGCGCCGGCTTTGGCTGGAGTCGGTGCGGGCCCTGGCAGCGGGACTTGTCTCGTTGATCAACGTGCTCGACCCCGAGGTCGTGGTGTTGGGAGGCGGCATTGCCAAAGCAGGTCCGGCTCTCTTCCGGCCACTGGGACGGTTTCTCAGCGAATTTGAGTGGCGTCCCGGCGGCGCCAGGGTGATGGTCCGTCCGGCCAGGCTGGGTGATTGGGCCGGAGCGTTTGGCGCGGCATGGAATTCAATGAAATCGAATTGTCTCGAAATAAAATGA
- a CDS encoding methionine synthase: MNHNPLRTSVIGSYPFPGWLEFASQHLDQFGSADVAEVQEDAVICAIHDQTAAGLDVITDGEQTRLDFNLSFYGFLEGIELEGASPRRFGPPAHDQRGKHRVTDPLRAPRGLGVVDEFRRLNRLYNQTHHESNEEPTLKASVPGPYTLSGRLEPNKQYADRWALTEALLPIVRGELEALVAAGCREVSVDEPSMSCYACREEPKRFVDIFNRTVEPVAGKIRLCTHLCFGNYKARAVGPRRIAPMFPAFLDFKCDEMHLEMASREFAEIELIRPIAARMDVAVGVVDVKSYYVETPSDVADRVRLCLRHVSPERLVLAPDCGLSQTARWAAKAKLASLVAGARLVRKELGI, translated from the coding sequence ATGAACCACAACCCGCTGCGCACATCTGTTATTGGCAGCTATCCGTTCCCTGGCTGGCTGGAGTTCGCGTCCCAACACCTGGATCAGTTCGGCTCGGCTGATGTTGCCGAGGTTCAGGAGGACGCCGTGATTTGCGCCATTCACGATCAAACGGCAGCCGGCCTGGATGTGATTACCGATGGCGAGCAAACGCGGCTTGATTTCAATCTTTCATTTTATGGGTTCCTGGAGGGCATCGAACTCGAGGGCGCCTCGCCGCGCCGGTTTGGGCCGCCCGCCCATGACCAACGAGGCAAACACCGGGTCACTGACCCATTGCGGGCGCCGCGGGGTCTGGGGGTAGTGGATGAGTTCAGACGTCTCAATCGCCTCTATAATCAGACGCACCATGAGAGCAATGAAGAGCCCACGCTCAAGGCCAGCGTTCCCGGCCCTTACACCTTGAGCGGTCGATTGGAACCCAATAAGCAGTATGCAGATCGCTGGGCGCTCACGGAGGCCCTGCTGCCGATTGTGCGCGGCGAGCTTGAAGCTCTCGTCGCGGCCGGATGCCGTGAGGTCAGCGTGGATGAGCCCTCGATGAGCTGCTATGCCTGCCGGGAAGAGCCAAAACGTTTTGTCGATATATTCAACCGGACGGTCGAGCCGGTGGCGGGCAAGATTCGCCTTTGCACCCATCTCTGTTTCGGGAATTACAAGGCCCGCGCGGTCGGCCCAAGGCGCATTGCCCCGATGTTCCCTGCATTTCTGGATTTTAAATGCGACGAGATGCACCTGGAAATGGCCAGCCGCGAGTTTGCGGAGATCGAATTGATCCGGCCAATCGCGGCGCGCATGGATGTGGCGGTGGGAGTTGTGGATGTGAAAAGCTATTATGTGGAAACGCCCAGCGATGTGGCAGACAGAGTGCGCTTGTGCCTCCGGCACGTCTCCCCCGAGCGGCTCGTGCTGGCCCCCGACTGCGGTCTGAGCCAGACGGCTCGCTGGGCGGCCAAGGCGAAATTGGCCAGCCTGGTTGCCGGCGCCCGGCTGGTGCGCAAGGAGCTTGGGATTTGA
- a CDS encoding SIS domain-containing protein has product MTNHKQQPGPAGEYLRLAHGLVNAVEGQLPEIRQAAEWFAQSILAGRMVHVFGAGHSRIMVEEMWPRYGSFPGFNPIVELSLSFHNLVVGANGQRQAMFLENVSGLAERILRNFGLSSKDSALVISSSGCNVVPIEMAEAFRKHGLKVVAIISRLHSEASPSKHSAGKKLQDFADLVLDTGAPAGDAMVRVPGLDTPVSPGSTIGGCLLVNAMKAEVAARLTAAGQPPKVLTGAAIVGAKRAAEVFETAYDEHAHRIARLYEGAGREQGWNPRRRR; this is encoded by the coding sequence ATGACAAACCACAAACAACAGCCGGGTCCGGCTGGCGAGTATCTCCGTCTGGCGCATGGTTTGGTGAACGCTGTCGAGGGACAGCTTCCGGAAATCCGGCAGGCAGCGGAATGGTTTGCGCAAAGCATCCTGGCCGGGCGGATGGTGCACGTCTTTGGGGCAGGCCACAGCCGCATCATGGTCGAGGAGATGTGGCCACGGTATGGGTCGTTTCCGGGTTTTAATCCCATCGTCGAGCTCTCATTGAGCTTTCATAACCTGGTGGTCGGCGCCAACGGACAGCGCCAGGCCATGTTTCTGGAAAATGTTTCCGGCCTCGCGGAGCGCATCCTGCGCAATTTCGGGCTCAGCTCGAAGGATTCGGCTCTGGTGATCTCTTCAAGCGGCTGCAATGTCGTGCCGATCGAGATGGCCGAGGCCTTTCGCAAACACGGGCTCAAGGTGGTGGCCATTATCAGCCGGCTTCACTCCGAAGCCAGCCCATCAAAACATTCCGCCGGCAAGAAGCTCCAGGATTTTGCCGATCTGGTGCTCGATACCGGCGCGCCTGCGGGCGATGCCATGGTCCGCGTGCCGGGCCTCGATACGCCGGTCTCACCGGGTTCGACGATAGGCGGTTGTCTGCTGGTCAACGCCATGAAAGCCGAGGTCGCGGCACGATTGACGGCTGCAGGCCAGCCCCCCAAAGTGCTGACGGGCGCGGCGATCGTCGGCGCAAAACGCGCAGCCGAGGTTTTTGAAACAGCCTACGACGAGCATGCGCACCGCATCGCGAGGCTCTATGAGGGGGCTGGCAGGGAGCAAGGATGGAACCCCAGGAGACGCCGTTGA
- a CDS encoding phospholipase D-like domain-containing protein, whose amino-acid sequence MVLAATLWEHAHQVWHIALACLAFVLACIASAHAVLYKRDTRAALAWVGFIWVVPLLGSLIYFIFGVNRIRRQAALLRGDLERYRAHPGQAQCSPEELQRHLPAHTGHLHLLARIVDQVVERPLFPGNRIEPLVNGDEAYPAMLEAIRQAQRSVSLMTYIFDRDEAGLAFAQALGEAVQRGLEVRVLIDGMGARYSWPSILPVLRRLGVRHATFLPSFAPWHLMSMNLRTHRKILVADGRVGFTGGINIRVGHCLQRQPRHPVQDLHFRVRGPVVVQLQEAFADDWKFMSGEALRGEAWFPLPEEAGPVVARGVSDGPDEDFEKLRWTLLGALSIARHSVRIVTPYFLPDPAVISALNLAAMRGVKVDILLPESSNLFFVDWASRAIWWQVLSHGCRIWLSPPPFDHSKLMVVDGGWVLLGSANWDARSLRLNFEYNLECYETDLARRLDAWVEAKLQNARSVTLAQVDGRPLPIRLRDGVARLASPYL is encoded by the coding sequence CACCAGGTGTGGCACATCGCTTTGGCCTGTTTGGCGTTTGTGCTCGCTTGCATTGCCTCGGCACACGCCGTCCTCTACAAACGTGACACCCGCGCGGCCCTGGCTTGGGTCGGCTTCATCTGGGTGGTGCCATTGCTCGGCTCGCTTATTTATTTTATTTTCGGCGTCAACCGCATTCGCCGGCAAGCGGCGCTGCTGCGCGGAGACCTCGAACGCTATCGCGCCCATCCCGGCCAGGCCCAATGCTCCCCCGAAGAACTCCAGCGGCACCTGCCGGCGCACACCGGACACCTCCACCTTCTGGCGCGCATTGTCGATCAAGTGGTCGAGCGGCCATTGTTTCCGGGCAACCGCATCGAGCCGTTAGTCAATGGCGATGAAGCTTACCCCGCGATGCTCGAAGCCATCCGCCAGGCGCAGCGTTCCGTCTCGCTGATGACTTACATTTTCGATCGGGACGAGGCGGGGCTGGCATTTGCCCAGGCCCTGGGCGAAGCGGTGCAACGAGGACTCGAAGTGCGCGTGCTCATCGATGGAATGGGCGCCCGTTATTCCTGGCCATCCATACTCCCCGTTCTCCGGCGCCTGGGCGTAAGGCACGCCACGTTCCTGCCTTCCTTCGCCCCCTGGCACCTGATGTCGATGAACTTGCGGACGCACCGCAAAATTCTGGTAGCCGATGGCCGCGTCGGGTTCACGGGGGGCATTAATATTCGCGTCGGGCACTGTTTGCAGCGGCAGCCGCGCCATCCAGTGCAGGACTTGCATTTTCGCGTGCGGGGGCCGGTTGTCGTGCAATTACAGGAGGCCTTTGCCGATGACTGGAAGTTCATGAGCGGCGAAGCCCTGCGCGGGGAGGCCTGGTTTCCGCTCCCTGAAGAAGCCGGCCCCGTGGTCGCGCGCGGGGTGAGTGACGGCCCGGATGAGGACTTCGAAAAACTGCGGTGGACGCTGTTGGGGGCGCTCTCGATTGCCCGCCATTCAGTGCGGATCGTCACACCGTACTTCCTGCCCGATCCGGCGGTGATTTCAGCCCTCAACCTGGCCGCCATGCGCGGGGTCAAGGTCGATATCCTTTTGCCCGAGTCTTCCAATTTGTTTTTTGTGGATTGGGCTTCGCGCGCGATATGGTGGCAGGTGCTGTCGCATGGATGCCGGATTTGGCTTTCCCCGCCGCCGTTCGATCATTCCAAACTCATGGTGGTCGATGGCGGTTGGGTATTGCTCGGGTCGGCCAACTGGGACGCGCGGAGTCTGCGCCTGAATTTTGAGTATAATCTCGAATGCTATGAAACCGACCTGGCCCGCCGCCTGGATGCCTGGGTAGAAGCCAAGCTCCAAAACGCCCGCTCGGTGACGCTGGCCCAAGTCGATGGACGCCCCTTGCCTATACGACTCCGGGACGGCGTGGCCCGGCTGGCCTCCCCTTATTTGTGA
- a CDS encoding MBL fold metallo-hydrolase — MKAPFQKDAVLLADIAAARKRGAARLWWLGQSGFLLHTEGRTVLMDPYLSDSLTRKYAGTDKPHVRITERVIAPEKLQAIDVITSSHNHTDHLDAETLLPLLEVNPKARLVIPRANRGFVLERLAGAQYSGAGGMPISERLIEVDAGQTAAACGIRVTGIPAAHNSVERDQQGRCRFLGFVLQAGGLTLYHSGDTLWHQGLVAALEPFALDVALVPINGNKPERRVAGNLNGIEAAQLAKEVGARLAVPHHFDLFAFNTVSADEFEAECRRLGQNFRTLRNGEGLDL, encoded by the coding sequence GTGAAAGCCCCGTTCCAGAAAGACGCTGTCTTGCTGGCCGACATCGCCGCTGCGCGCAAGCGTGGGGCGGCGCGGCTCTGGTGGCTTGGTCAGAGCGGGTTTTTGCTGCATACCGAAGGCCGGACGGTCCTGATGGACCCTTACCTGTCAGACTCATTGACCAGGAAGTACGCCGGGACTGACAAGCCGCATGTTCGGATTACAGAACGCGTGATTGCCCCGGAGAAGCTTCAGGCAATTGATGTGATCACCAGCAGCCACAATCATACCGATCATCTGGATGCTGAGACGCTCTTGCCGCTGCTGGAAGTCAACCCAAAGGCCCGGCTGGTGATTCCTCGCGCCAATCGCGGGTTCGTTCTGGAGCGCCTGGCTGGCGCGCAGTATTCCGGGGCTGGCGGAATGCCAATCTCGGAGCGGTTGATCGAGGTCGATGCCGGCCAAACCGCGGCTGCTTGCGGCATCCGAGTCACCGGGATACCGGCCGCGCATAACAGTGTCGAGCGAGACCAGCAGGGCCGTTGCCGATTCCTGGGATTCGTCCTCCAGGCGGGCGGCTTAACTCTCTATCACAGTGGCGACACCCTGTGGCACCAGGGGCTTGTTGCCGCGCTCGAACCGTTCGCGTTGGATGTGGCGCTGGTTCCGATCAATGGAAACAAGCCGGAGCGCCGGGTCGCGGGGAATCTCAACGGTATCGAGGCCGCGCAATTGGCAAAGGAGGTGGGCGCCAGGCTCGCGGTGCCGCACCACTTCGATCTGTTCGCGTTTAACACCGTCTCTGCGGATGAGTTCGAGGCCGAGTGCCGCCGCCTGGGCCAGAACTTTCGCACTCTCAGAAATGGGGAGGGCCTGGACCTATGA
- a CDS encoding LysM peptidoglycan-binding domain-containing protein gives MGAYHTVVQGEYLSKIARAYGFADYKTIWDAPENQDLKDKRKNPNVLFPGDKVFIPDKEKREESAATEKQHLFETGAQELVLRVKLLNLSEKPIERILEATTAVGPSDVSPQKDLYEIEITEEDETVELKAKDSPALDLALVVGGLDPVKEVPGQQDRFNNLGYFAGFSKTPNPDQFRWAVEEFQCDHKADGLKVTGICDEEKTQKVLVKKHGV, from the coding sequence ATGGGCGCGTATCACACAGTCGTTCAGGGCGAGTATCTTTCCAAGATCGCCCGTGCTTACGGTTTCGCCGATTATAAAACCATTTGGGATGCCCCCGAGAACCAGGATTTAAAGGACAAGCGTAAGAATCCGAATGTCCTGTTTCCGGGCGACAAGGTCTTTATCCCGGATAAGGAAAAAAGGGAAGAATCTGCCGCAACCGAAAAGCAGCACCTCTTTGAAACCGGCGCCCAGGAACTGGTCCTGAGGGTCAAGCTGCTGAACTTAAGCGAGAAACCCATCGAACGAATTTTAGAAGCAACAACTGCTGTCGGCCCGAGTGACGTTAGCCCCCAAAAAGACCTTTATGAAATCGAGATTACCGAAGAGGATGAAACGGTGGAGTTGAAAGCCAAAGACAGCCCGGCCCTGGATTTAGCGCTTGTGGTAGGCGGGTTGGACCCGGTCAAAGAGGTCCCGGGACAACAGGATCGGTTCAATAACCTCGGATACTTTGCCGGGTTCAGCAAAACGCCGAACCCCGATCAATTTCGCTGGGCTGTCGAAGAATTCCAGTGCGACCACAAGGCCGACGGCTTGAAAGTGACCGGCATTTGTGACGAGGAAAAAACTCAGAAGGTTCTTGTAAAGAAACACGGGGTGTAG
- a CDS encoding peptidoglycan-binding protein yields MPDKQEPVKQAISLDLGQDVVAASHPVQVEFPRHVAPSFPDDKTFNTIKEMLIVVGCVSLPDKHFHFDSSFLLFPDSQKGFGKLADMRDALAESLQPDGSGEKEKPPLSIFGHADPVGRDDYNSVLSQRRVKAVYATLIRDVKTWEQLMDQGFGGDVWGKEITQKMQDAVNGPDNPPPAGQTRRELIKAYMDKICVRKDPKGQETPFTLDKTNDFLARGAGTERKGDMQGCGEFNPNLILSKKKLADFDAEPDKKKGKEDRDAANEINRRVIAFLFKPGSHIDPKKWPCPHVNQGDAVQACHARFWSDGDKRRAADAEVDKKFGFDQDNQGNAGSTDPGVRRTPTFACRFYHGIAGNSPCEGIVKQWVIRVLTQPPLPGKEDHPLANKRFVVTMGDTPSAPTIRGKTDAEGVIRLPVFDDKTTMELKIEVTQSLPKGVTPEQKQEKQNESQADEAKFSKFTLKAGDLVEMNTKDNITVDETVKLAAKQRLYNLGYGPGEFAEWNDDDLKEAVRVFQLNEKVGKGDGVLDKDTRQRLRDVHDTLPDDEEGKKAPAKADQPGAAKSRP; encoded by the coding sequence ATGCCAGATAAGCAGGAACCGGTAAAACAGGCCATCTCGCTGGATTTGGGCCAGGACGTTGTGGCGGCGAGCCATCCGGTTCAGGTTGAATTCCCCCGGCACGTCGCGCCATCTTTTCCTGACGATAAAACGTTCAATACCATTAAAGAGATGCTGATTGTCGTCGGGTGCGTCTCGCTGCCGGACAAACATTTTCACTTTGATTCGTCGTTCCTGCTCTTCCCGGACTCCCAAAAGGGCTTTGGCAAGCTGGCCGATATGCGGGATGCGCTGGCCGAATCACTTCAACCCGACGGGAGCGGCGAGAAAGAAAAGCCGCCGCTGTCAATCTTCGGTCATGCCGACCCGGTCGGGCGCGATGATTACAACAGCGTCCTGAGCCAGCGGCGAGTCAAAGCCGTGTACGCAACGCTTATCCGGGATGTGAAGACCTGGGAACAGTTAATGGACCAGGGATTCGGCGGCGACGTCTGGGGCAAGGAAATCACACAGAAAATGCAGGATGCAGTCAACGGCCCCGATAATCCTCCACCGGCGGGGCAGACCCGGCGGGAGTTGATCAAGGCATACATGGACAAAATCTGTGTCCGAAAAGACCCTAAAGGACAAGAGACACCCTTCACTCTGGATAAAACCAATGACTTTCTAGCGCGAGGGGCAGGTACAGAACGCAAGGGCGATATGCAAGGTTGCGGCGAGTTCAATCCGAATCTGATTTTATCCAAGAAGAAACTCGCCGATTTCGACGCAGAGCCTGATAAGAAGAAAGGCAAAGAAGACCGCGACGCCGCCAATGAGATCAACCGGCGGGTGATTGCCTTTTTGTTCAAACCCGGCAGCCATATTGACCCCAAGAAATGGCCCTGCCCGCACGTAAACCAGGGTGATGCAGTCCAAGCCTGCCATGCGCGATTCTGGTCGGATGGCGACAAGCGACGCGCAGCGGACGCAGAAGTCGATAAGAAGTTCGGCTTCGATCAGGATAATCAAGGCAATGCCGGTTCAACGGATCCCGGTGTGCGCCGAACGCCGACCTTTGCTTGCCGTTTTTACCATGGGATTGCGGGCAATTCCCCTTGCGAAGGCATCGTCAAACAATGGGTGATTCGCGTCCTTACCCAGCCCCCATTGCCTGGCAAGGAGGACCACCCGCTTGCCAATAAGCGGTTTGTTGTCACGATGGGCGACACGCCGTCCGCTCCGACCATTCGGGGCAAAACCGACGCCGAAGGCGTGATTCGCCTGCCGGTTTTTGATGATAAGACAACGATGGAACTCAAAATCGAGGTGACCCAATCGCTCCCGAAAGGGGTCACACCTGAGCAGAAACAGGAAAAGCAAAATGAGTCCCAAGCGGACGAAGCCAAGTTCTCGAAGTTTACCCTCAAGGCAGGGGACCTCGTGGAAATGAACACGAAAGACAACATAACCGTCGATGAAACGGTTAAGCTGGCGGCCAAGCAACGGCTTTATAACCTGGGTTATGGGCCGGGCGAGTTCGCCGAGTGGAACGATGATGACCTGAAGGAGGCGGTCCGCGTTTTTCAGTTGAACGAGAAGGTGGGCAAAGGCGACGGCGTGCTGGATAAGGACACGCGGCAGCGGTTGCGAGATGTCCATGACACTTTGCCCGACGACGAAGAAGGCAAAAAGGCGCCAGCCAAGGCGGATCAACCCGGGGCGGCAAAGTCGCGGCCCTGA
- a CDS encoding Gfo/Idh/MocA family oxidoreductase — MKKLPKPNYALEAKAVTRRFPAPQLPYQPGRPKQRHPIGLIGCGGITAKHLDAYRAAEWEVVALCDRVEAAARARRDEFYPNAVICADYRRLLERPDIEVVDIALHPEPRVAAIKAALQAGKHVLSQKPFVLDLDIGERLVRLAQDTGRKLAVNQNGRWAPYVSYINQIIRTGLIGEVQSVSMRLNWDHTWIRGTPFEAIHHVVLYDFGIHWFDMCSLFFRGAAAKSVFAAIAYARNQELKPPMLGVATVVFDAGTASLSFDSHSKFGPEEAFVITGSGGTIRARGPVCAAHDITLFTRRGVAKPKLEGKWFNDGFRGAMAELLCAIEEEREPSNSARENLQSLAISFAAMHSANTGRSQIPGRVRQLRN, encoded by the coding sequence ATGAAAAAGCTGCCCAAGCCCAATTATGCCCTGGAAGCCAAGGCTGTGACACGCCGCTTTCCGGCCCCACAGTTGCCTTATCAGCCGGGCCGGCCCAAACAGCGGCACCCCATCGGGCTCATTGGCTGTGGTGGGATTACGGCAAAGCACCTGGATGCCTACCGCGCTGCAGAGTGGGAAGTGGTCGCCCTCTGCGATCGAGTCGAGGCTGCCGCCCGTGCGCGGCGAGACGAGTTTTATCCAAACGCCGTGATTTGCGCCGATTACCGCCGGCTTCTCGAGCGTCCGGATATTGAGGTAGTGGACATCGCGCTGCACCCTGAACCGCGGGTCGCAGCTATCAAGGCAGCCCTCCAAGCTGGCAAACACGTCCTGAGCCAAAAACCTTTCGTTCTGGACCTGGACATCGGGGAACGGTTGGTGCGGTTAGCGCAGGATACGGGGCGCAAATTGGCCGTAAACCAAAACGGGCGTTGGGCGCCCTATGTGAGCTACATCAATCAAATCATTCGCACGGGGCTGATTGGCGAGGTGCAGTCGGTTTCCATGCGGCTCAATTGGGACCATACCTGGATACGGGGCACCCCTTTCGAAGCCATCCATCACGTGGTGCTGTATGACTTTGGCATCCACTGGTTCGACATGTGCTCGCTATTCTTCCGAGGCGCAGCCGCCAAATCCGTCTTTGCGGCGATCGCATACGCGCGGAACCAGGAACTCAAACCGCCGATGCTGGGCGTCGCGACCGTAGTTTTTGATGCCGGAACGGCCAGCCTGAGCTTTGATTCCCACTCGAAGTTCGGACCCGAGGAAGCGTTTGTCATCACAGGCTCTGGTGGGACAATCCGGGCGCGAGGGCCCGTCTGCGCAGCCCACGACATCACCCTCTTTACGAGGCGTGGTGTGGCCAAACCCAAGCTGGAAGGCAAATGGTTCAACGACGGTTTTCGCGGGGCGATGGCCGAGTTGCTCTGTGCTATCGAAGAGGAGAGGGAGCCTTCGAACTCAGCCCGCGAGAACCTGCAAAGCCTGGCCATTTCATTTGCCGCAATGCATTCGGCCAACACGGGCCGCAGCCAAATCCCAGGCCGTGTGCGGCAATTGCGCAACTGA
- the rfaE2 gene encoding D-glycero-beta-D-manno-heptose 1-phosphate adenylyltransferase, which translates to MRARGKRLVVTNGCFDLLHLGHVTYLEDARKLGDALLVGLNGDASVRTLKGPGRPVNPEADRAAVVAALASVDGVFIFQEQTATAFLKQAQPDIYVKGGDYTLETINQDERRLVEAGGGKVVILPVVPGRSTTRLLETLAKL; encoded by the coding sequence TTGCGCGCCAGGGGCAAGCGCCTGGTCGTGACCAATGGCTGCTTCGACCTGCTGCACTTGGGCCACGTGACTTATCTCGAGGACGCCCGCAAGCTCGGTGACGCCCTCCTGGTAGGGCTCAACGGCGACGCTTCCGTACGCACTCTCAAAGGCCCCGGCAGGCCCGTTAATCCCGAGGCCGACCGCGCTGCGGTGGTGGCCGCCCTGGCCAGTGTTGATGGGGTGTTCATCTTTCAGGAACAAACGGCCACCGCTTTTCTCAAACAAGCGCAGCCGGACATTTATGTAAAGGGCGGGGATTACACCCTGGAGACTATCAACCAGGATGAACGCCGCCTGGTTGAGGCTGGGGGCGGCAAGGTCGTGATTCTCCCCGTTGTGCCGGGCCGTTCCACGACCCGGCTGTTGGAGACCCTGGCGAAGCTGTGA
- a CDS encoding Gfo/Idh/MocA family oxidoreductase encodes MKLRVAGINFDHMHMGDLLRMAFEHPAAEIVGICDQAPARMRDAVRNFRIPAERVFRDVEDCLETARPDLVILCPATAKHAEYVERVAPYGAHLLVEKPFAASVEEGDRMIAAARNNGVMLAINWPLRWVPSHCTAYRLLQQGLIGQLEEVHYYDGNRGPLWHTADKIEVRPTPARKRKSWFYKRALGGGSLLDYLGYGTTLGAWYHGGARPIEVTAVTDLPNGLEVDEHSITIARYACGLSKFETRWGTFTDPWVKQPQPKCGFVLKGSEGSISSYDYEPTVRIQTRKHPRGKDVPVDRLKAPFQNPIQYFIDCIRLNRTPEGPLSPEISRIGQEIVDAAMLSSRLKRTVALSQAP; translated from the coding sequence ATGAAACTGCGTGTTGCCGGAATCAATTTTGACCACATGCACATGGGCGACTTGTTGCGGATGGCCTTCGAGCATCCCGCCGCCGAGATCGTGGGCATTTGCGACCAGGCCCCTGCTCGCATGCGCGACGCAGTCCGCAATTTTCGAATCCCTGCGGAGCGCGTGTTTCGGGATGTGGAGGATTGCCTCGAAACCGCAAGACCGGACTTGGTCATCCTTTGCCCGGCAACCGCAAAGCATGCGGAATACGTCGAGCGAGTCGCGCCGTATGGGGCGCATTTGCTGGTTGAGAAGCCCTTTGCGGCCAGTGTCGAAGAAGGGGACCGGATGATTGCGGCCGCGCGGAACAATGGCGTTATGCTGGCGATTAACTGGCCCTTGCGTTGGGTGCCGAGCCATTGCACGGCTTATCGGCTCTTGCAGCAAGGCCTCATCGGCCAACTCGAGGAGGTTCATTATTACGATGGCAACCGCGGACCGCTTTGGCACACAGCCGACAAAATCGAGGTGCGCCCGACTCCGGCCAGAAAACGCAAGAGCTGGTTCTACAAAAGAGCCCTGGGAGGCGGTTCATTGCTGGATTACCTCGGCTACGGCACGACTCTAGGCGCGTGGTATCACGGGGGCGCCCGGCCTATCGAGGTCACCGCTGTAACCGATCTGCCCAACGGTCTGGAAGTCGATGAACACAGCATCACCATCGCGCGTTATGCCTGCGGCCTTTCAAAGTTCGAAACGCGCTGGGGGACTTTCACAGACCCTTGGGTTAAACAGCCTCAGCCGAAATGCGGATTTGTGCTCAAGGGAAGCGAAGGGAGCATCAGCAGCTACGATTATGAACCGACCGTGCGGATCCAAACGCGAAAACATCCGCGAGGCAAAGACGTGCCGGTGGACAGACTGAAAGCGCCTTTCCAGAATCCTATTCAATACTTTATCGACTGCATCCGGCTCAACCGCACGCCGGAAGGGCCGCTCTCACCTGAGATTTCCCGAATTGGCCAGGAGATTGTCGATGCGGCCATGCTAAGTTCCAGGCTCAAGAGGACCGTCGCTTTGAGCCAGGCGCCATGA
- a CDS encoding carboxypeptidase-like regulatory domain-containing protein — protein sequence MPSPKSGSAGSAVSPAEPRKAEEADKADPGEVERIKAEQRRTQTGKYGSAQTKPHKGSESDDASKDKKSWIEIKLVDKKGKPVPGEAYKVTLPDGKTAAEGTLDEKGFARVDGIDPGTCKVTFPRLEKQAWKPK from the coding sequence ATGCCAAGCCCAAAGAGCGGCAGCGCAGGTTCGGCAGTCTCACCGGCAGAGCCGAGAAAAGCCGAGGAGGCCGACAAGGCCGATCCTGGCGAGGTCGAGAGAATTAAAGCGGAGCAACGGCGAACTCAGACTGGAAAGTATGGCTCGGCACAAACCAAACCGCACAAAGGTTCAGAGTCGGACGATGCATCCAAAGACAAGAAAAGCTGGATTGAAATCAAGCTGGTGGACAAAAAGGGCAAGCCGGTCCCGGGCGAGGCCTATAAAGTGACCTTGCCCGATGGCAAGACTGCCGCCGAAGGAACACTCGATGAGAAGGGTTTTGCGAGGGTAGATGGGATTGACCCGGGGACGTGCAAGGTCACGTTCCCCAGGCTGGAAAAACAGGCGTGGAAACCTAAATGA